One part of the Thermodesulfovibrio sp. 3462-1 genome encodes these proteins:
- a CDS encoding CoB--CoM heterodisulfide reductase iron-sulfur subunit B family protein gives MKKIGFFLGCNIPFNRPDVEYSARYMLNELGVEIVELEGAACCPAFGTMPSVDLVGWAAAAAWNLSIAEEKGVDIITGCGSCYGSLNEARYHMEKHPEIKEQVNKILGKVGKQYKGTTKVWNFINFLYEEIGLDTLKSKIKYNLNGVKCAVQTGCHNLWPSKAYPTNEDNTFFPKRLREICESMGGIAPHYSTITDCCGMGALRSTASEKSLALFKKKLDVIKEEIDPDLCVIGCSSCLLQFDAGQALLVEQKKLDYKIPALHIVQLAAIAMGADVEKATAQASIPLNGIITKIKGGN, from the coding sequence ATGAAAAAGATAGGATTTTTCCTTGGATGTAACATACCTTTCAATAGACCAGATGTTGAGTATTCAGCAAGATATATGTTAAATGAACTTGGCGTTGAAATTGTAGAGCTTGAAGGAGCTGCATGTTGTCCTGCCTTTGGAACTATGCCATCAGTGGATTTAGTAGGATGGGCAGCTGCAGCAGCATGGAATTTAAGTATTGCTGAAGAAAAGGGCGTTGACATAATTACAGGCTGTGGCTCTTGTTATGGTTCTTTAAATGAAGCAAGATATCACATGGAAAAGCACCCTGAAATTAAAGAGCAGGTTAATAAGATACTTGGTAAGGTTGGGAAACAATACAAAGGGACTACAAAAGTGTGGAATTTCATTAATTTTCTTTATGAAGAAATCGGGCTTGATACTCTTAAATCTAAAATTAAATACAATCTTAATGGAGTAAAATGTGCTGTGCAGACAGGTTGCCACAATCTCTGGCCAAGCAAAGCCTATCCTACAAATGAAGACAATACATTCTTTCCAAAAAGATTGAGAGAAATATGTGAGTCAATGGGTGGTATAGCCCCTCATTACAGCACAATAACTGATTGCTGTGGAATGGGTGCATTGAGGTCAACAGCATCTGAAAAGTCTCTTGCTCTTTTCAAAAAGAAGCTGGATGTTATAAAAGAGGAAATTGATCCTGATTTATGTGTCATTGGTTGTAGTTCCTGTTTACTACAATTTGATGCTGGGCAAGCTTTATTAGTAGAACAGAAAAAACTTGACTATAAGATTCCTGCTCTTCACATTGTGCAGCTTGCAGCTATAGCAATGGGTGCGGATGTTGAAAAAGCAACTGCGCAGGCATCAATTCCTTTGAATGGAATAATAACTAAAATAAAAGGAGGGAATTAA
- a CDS encoding Ni/Fe hydrogenase subunit alpha: protein MKKIEINPMTRLEGHGKITIFLDEQGNVDNAFLQVVEFMGYEKFLIGMPIEEVPRTVSTICGVURGVHFTASVKAADAVYGVEPTPTAKKIRELFYNAHIVEDHTGILYALGFPDFVCGPTASPAERNLIGLILKVGADVGKLVLKKRFSAVRIFEITGGRTSHPVAALPGGWSKRITEEERQEILKCADDCIELAKLTLDVFDKVVLQNKEYMALVTGDVYKVVTNYVGTVDDNDKVIYYDGTQKIVDTKGNELGRFKGIQYLDYIAEKTLPWSYQKAPYLKKIGWKGFVDGDGTSIYSVGPLARFNVGSGFDTPLAQEAYEKMVTAFGGKPVHNTLAYHWARAIELMHAAETVKKIASDESITDPNVRQELGSPVGEGVGIVEAARGTLIHHYKTDEKGIVTDANLIVATTHNKGSINIAVKRAAQNFIKNGKIDEGILNLVEIAYRPYDLCFACSTHTLPGRIPVKIDIIDHHGEVIKSLRNYELG, encoded by the coding sequence ATGAAGAAAATTGAAATTAATCCGATGACAAGACTTGAAGGTCATGGAAAAATTACTATCTTCCTTGATGAACAAGGAAATGTTGATAATGCTTTTCTGCAGGTTGTTGAATTCATGGGATATGAGAAATTTCTCATAGGTATGCCTATTGAGGAAGTTCCTAGAACCGTAAGCACTATCTGTGGAGTTTGAAGGGGTGTGCATTTCACAGCCTCAGTGAAGGCTGCAGATGCAGTTTACGGAGTTGAACCAACTCCTACAGCAAAAAAAATAAGAGAACTTTTTTATAATGCCCATATTGTAGAAGACCACACAGGAATTCTTTATGCTCTTGGTTTTCCAGATTTTGTATGCGGTCCAACAGCTTCACCTGCTGAGAGAAACCTGATAGGTCTTATTTTAAAAGTAGGTGCAGATGTTGGAAAGCTTGTATTAAAAAAGAGATTCTCAGCAGTAAGAATTTTTGAGATCACCGGTGGAAGAACCAGTCATCCAGTTGCAGCACTGCCAGGTGGTTGGTCAAAGAGAATCACAGAAGAAGAAAGGCAGGAGATTCTTAAATGTGCTGATGACTGTATTGAGCTTGCTAAATTAACTCTTGATGTATTTGATAAGGTTGTGCTGCAAAATAAAGAATACATGGCTTTAGTTACAGGTGATGTTTATAAGGTGGTCACCAATTATGTTGGAACAGTTGATGACAATGACAAAGTTATATATTATGACGGAACACAAAAGATTGTTGATACCAAAGGAAACGAATTAGGCAGATTTAAAGGAATACAGTATCTTGATTATATTGCAGAAAAAACACTTCCATGGAGCTATCAGAAGGCTCCATATTTGAAAAAAATTGGATGGAAAGGTTTTGTTGATGGAGATGGAACAAGCATTTACAGTGTAGGACCACTTGCAAGATTTAATGTTGGAAGCGGATTTGACACTCCTTTGGCACAGGAAGCTTATGAGAAGATGGTTACTGCCTTTGGTGGCAAACCTGTTCACAATACATTAGCCTATCACTGGGCGAGAGCAATTGAGTTAATGCATGCTGCAGAGACTGTGAAAAAGATTGCTTCAGATGAAAGCATTACAGATCCAAATGTTCGTCAGGAGCTTGGCAGTCCTGTTGGTGAAGGTGTGGGAATTGTTGAAGCAGCCAGAGGCACATTGATTCATCATTACAAAACAGATGAAAAAGGTATTGTTACTGATGCAAACCTTATTGTTGCCACAACTCACAACAAAGGATCTATAAACATAGCAGTTAAGAGAGCTGCCCAGAACTTTATTAAGAATGGTAAAATTGACGAAGGAATTCTTAATCTTGTTGAGATTGCCTATCGTCCTTATGATCTTTGCTTTGCCTGTTCAACCCATACACTTCCTGGAAGAATTCCAGTAAAAATTGACATAATTGACCATCATGGTGAGGTTATAAAAAGCCTAAGAAATTATGAATTAGGCTAA
- a CDS encoding F420-nonreducing hydrogenase: MSKPKLAYYLAGGCGGCDIAVVDLSEALVDVALQLDIVFWAPTVADAKYKDLEAMPDGSIDVGLISGNIRNSEHEHIAKVMRQKCKVLIAFGICASCGGIKGLVNLHTTEQLLDKAYINTFSTDNPEKVLPQTTVVVDGKYELTLPTLMDARALDQVVKVDYYIGGCPPYHEHIAKAFTALLSGQLPPPGSWITMGKAVCEVCDRNPVLKGRPKKLATEVKRTIDGAPSEDGCLLEEGYLCLGPVTQGDCGAKCPSANIPCRGCGGPIPGVKDFGLRAISAIASMLDNEELVDKIPDPVHLFYRYTLPSSFLGKRIKR; encoded by the coding sequence ATGAGCAAGCCTAAACTTGCATATTATCTTGCCGGTGGCTGTGGTGGTTGCGATATAGCTGTTGTAGATTTATCTGAAGCACTGGTAGATGTTGCTCTTCAATTAGATATAGTTTTTTGGGCACCAACAGTGGCTGATGCAAAATATAAAGACCTTGAAGCAATGCCTGATGGCTCAATTGATGTGGGATTAATTTCTGGAAATATAAGAAACTCTGAGCACGAGCACATTGCTAAGGTAATGAGGCAGAAATGTAAAGTTCTTATTGCCTTTGGAATATGTGCATCCTGTGGTGGAATTAAAGGACTTGTAAATTTACATACAACAGAGCAGTTGCTCGATAAAGCCTATATAAACACTTTTAGTACAGATAATCCAGAAAAAGTATTACCACAGACAACTGTTGTCGTTGATGGCAAATATGAATTAACTTTACCTACTTTAATGGATGCAAGAGCTCTTGATCAGGTTGTAAAAGTGGATTATTACATTGGTGGATGTCCTCCCTATCATGAACACATAGCAAAGGCATTTACAGCTTTACTTTCTGGTCAGCTTCCACCTCCTGGTTCATGGATTACAATGGGTAAAGCAGTATGCGAAGTGTGCGATAGAAATCCAGTGTTAAAAGGCAGACCCAAAAAGCTTGCAACTGAGGTAAAAAGAACAATTGATGGAGCACCAAGTGAAGACGGCTGTCTTCTTGAAGAAGGATATCTATGTCTTGGTCCTGTAACACAGGGTGACTGTGGAGCAAAATGTCCTTCTGCAAATATTCCATGTAGAGGCTGTGGAGGACCAATTCCTGGAGTTAAAGACTTTGGCCTCAGGGCAATAAGCGCTATAGCAAGTATGCTTGACAATGAAGAGCTTGTTGACAAGATTCCAGATCCTGTTCATCTTTTTTATAGATATACACTGCCAAGCTCTTTTCTTGGTAAAAGAATAAAGAGATAG
- a CDS encoding hydrogenase iron-sulfur subunit produces MAWEPRLIVIACQWCTYQGADLAGSLRYSYPPTVHIVRVPCSGRVEPEFIAEALIRGADGVFIGGCHFGDCHYKEGNYKAIRRFKLFKRVATELGVEPERIQLEWISGSEGKRFSEAMTEFDAKIRQLGPNPLKGGAQ; encoded by the coding sequence ATGGCATGGGAGCCAAGACTTATTGTTATTGCCTGCCAATGGTGCACATATCAAGGGGCAGACCTGGCAGGAAGTCTCCGTTATAGTTATCCTCCTACAGTGCATATAGTAAGGGTGCCCTGTAGTGGAAGAGTTGAACCAGAATTTATAGCAGAAGCCCTCATAAGAGGAGCAGATGGAGTATTTATAGGTGGATGCCACTTTGGTGACTGCCATTATAAAGAAGGTAATTACAAAGCAATCAGAAGATTTAAACTCTTTAAGCGTGTTGCTACAGAACTCGGAGTAGAGCCTGAAAGAATTCAGCTTGAATGGATTTCAGGAAGTGAAGGCAAGAGATTTTCTGAAGCTATGACAGAGTTCGATGCCAAAATAAGACAGCTTGGACCAAATCCATTGAAAGGAGGGGCACAATGA